From the Nodularia sp. NIES-3585 genome, one window contains:
- a CDS encoding type I polyketide synthase, protein MDSTELYESIEAIAIIGISGRFPGANGIEDFWQNLRSGIESISLFTDAELIEAGIYPELLHNPDYVKSRAVLENVDLFDASFFGFNPREAEITDPQHRLFLECAWEALENAGYDSQRCKSRIGVYAGAGSNNYSSLDLNSGSPGLASIFQKGIGNDKDFLATRVSYKLNLTGPSLTVQTACSTSLVATSLACQSLLNYQCDMALAGGISIHIPQKTGYLYEQGGILSPDGHCRAFDAKAMGTIIGNGVGIVVLKRLSEAIADGDNIYAVIKGSAINNDGSGKVGYTAPSVNGQADVVVEALALAGVEPETISYIEAHGTGTVLGDPIEISALTNVFRESTNKKGFCAIASVKTNIGHLDAAAGIAGLIKTVLALKHQQIPPSLNFEQPNPQIDFANSPFYVNTKLTEWKAGNTPRRAGVSSLGIGGTNAHVILEEAPVQATSQKSKGKSKYLLCLSAKTSSALETATVNLGNYFKLHPDVNLADVAYTLQVGRAEFNHRRVLVCQNIEDATSALQDPQRVLTRLVENSVHKVTPQKYRSIVFMFPGQGAQYVDMGKELYQTEPIFQQQVDLCCQLLQPHLGCDLRSLIYPTESESKSAAEKLQQTAITQPALFVIEYALAQLWISWGISPSAMIGHSIGEYVTACLAGVMSVEDALALVAIRGRLMQQLPAGSMLSVSQSAAEIKNLLNENLSLAASNAPSLCVVSGTHEAVDTINQQLTALGVECRRLHTSHAFHSAMMEPIMEPFSKEVKKVKLNPPQIPFISNVTGTWITAEQATDPHYWATHLRQTVQFTAGISALLQELNRILLEVGPGRSLCTFAQKHLDVVGLCSLRHPKEKQSDVKFLLNTLGRLWLYGVQVNWSGFYPNERRYRLPLPTYPFERRRYWLDSQKTSVTFNTSVELSTFLPAKKPDIANWFYVPSWKRSPVSEKRKSKKSALSCTLVFTDECGLGEELVKQLALKGRDAIAVSVGSKLKKLSDRHYTINPQQRNDYDALLNQLLAQNNFPNQIVHLWNVTPVDHAELNPAAVDKAENLGFYSLLFLAQALGKHHLTEQLHIAVISNNMQEVTGEEVLCPEKSTIIGPVKVIPQEYPDISCQTIDVVIPSSAKTWQNEKLIEPLLNELETKSSDSVIAYRGKHRWVQHFEPICLDKDTGKTLTLKEKGVYLITGGLGGIGLKLAEHLAKTVQAKLVLVGRSEFPKRDKWSEWLTDHDEQDNTSRKILQVQELENLGAEVLVVSADVANHQQMLWAIQKAQKNFGKFNGVIHAAGVPGGGVIQRKTPEMTASILAPKVKGTLVINSILQDTQLDFFVLCSSMTAIHAEFGQVDYASANAFLDAFAHYKTNRDHVFTVSINWTAWQEVGMAAYAVKQFTPPLNISQPQLPVVNNPLFGESQDSVSTQVFAENKLNQQQTQTSVLSDSSGFADNELNQQLTSSVNEYQRQLLQAGLLPTEGVEAFSRILGSRFSQVLVSTHDLISLKMNGVDNSQNFSAFIDQENVSKPKHPRPQLSNPYIVPRNEIEQKIAVIWQELIGTEQVGIYDNFFELGGDSLLMVQLRSRLQAALNCNLSTAELFEYPTISTLSEYFSRQNNAQPTFELAQERAKKQEAATAAEIQMIKQRRRVR, encoded by the coding sequence ATGGATAGTACAGAATTATACGAATCAATAGAAGCGATCGCAATTATTGGCATATCAGGACGTTTTCCTGGTGCTAATGGAATTGAAGATTTTTGGCAAAATTTACGCTCTGGAATAGAATCAATATCTCTGTTCACAGATGCGGAATTAATCGAAGCTGGAATTTATCCAGAATTACTGCATAATCCTGATTATGTGAAAAGTCGGGCTGTATTAGAAAATGTAGATTTATTTGATGCTTCATTCTTCGGCTTTAACCCTAGAGAAGCAGAAATTACAGACCCACAGCATCGTTTATTTTTGGAATGTGCATGGGAAGCATTAGAAAATGCCGGCTATGATTCCCAACGTTGCAAAAGTCGGATTGGAGTTTATGCTGGTGCTGGTTCTAATAATTATTCATCATTAGATTTAAATAGCGGTAGCCCTGGATTGGCTAGCATTTTTCAAAAGGGAATTGGTAACGATAAAGATTTCCTAGCGACTCGCGTTTCCTATAAATTAAACCTAACTGGCCCCAGTCTAACGGTACAAACTGCTTGCTCTACTTCCTTAGTTGCAACTTCTTTAGCTTGCCAAAGTTTATTAAATTATCAATGCGATATGGCTTTAGCCGGGGGAATATCTATTCACATTCCCCAAAAAACTGGGTATTTGTATGAACAAGGGGGTATTTTATCACCTGATGGTCACTGCCGGGCTTTCGATGCCAAAGCCATGGGAACCATTATTGGTAATGGCGTAGGAATTGTAGTTTTGAAGCGCTTATCTGAGGCGATCGCCGATGGTGACAATATCTATGCTGTAATTAAAGGTAGCGCTATAAATAATGATGGTTCTGGTAAAGTTGGTTATACAGCCCCCAGCGTTAACGGACAAGCAGATGTAGTCGTGGAAGCCCTGGCTTTGGCTGGAGTAGAACCTGAAACAATTAGCTATATTGAAGCTCACGGAACAGGAACTGTCTTAGGCGATCCCATTGAAATATCGGCTTTAACAAACGTTTTTCGTGAAAGTACAAATAAAAAGGGCTTTTGTGCGATCGCTTCAGTCAAGACGAATATCGGTCATTTGGATGCAGCAGCAGGAATTGCCGGACTGATTAAAACAGTTTTAGCCCTAAAACATCAGCAAATACCACCCAGCTTAAATTTTGAGCAACCCAATCCTCAGATTGATTTTGCAAATAGTCCTTTTTATGTAAATACAAAGCTGACAGAATGGAAAGCGGGAAATACCCCTCGGCGTGCTGGTGTAAGTTCTTTAGGTATTGGTGGAACTAATGCTCATGTAATTTTAGAAGAAGCACCAGTACAAGCCACAAGTCAAAAGTCAAAAGGTAAAAGTAAATATCTACTGTGTTTATCTGCTAAAACTAGCTCTGCATTGGAGACAGCAACGGTAAATTTGGGAAATTATTTCAAACTGCATCCTGATGTGAACTTAGCGGATGTTGCCTATACATTGCAAGTCGGGCGGGCTGAATTTAATCATCGTCGCGTCCTGGTGTGCCAAAATATCGAGGATGCAACTAGTGCTTTGCAAGATCCGCAAAGAGTTTTGACTCGTTTAGTTGAAAATAGCGTTCACAAAGTGACTCCGCAGAAGTATCGCTCCATCGTCTTCATGTTCCCTGGACAGGGCGCTCAGTATGTAGACATGGGTAAAGAACTTTACCAAACTGAGCCAATTTTTCAACAACAAGTCGATTTGTGCTGTCAATTGCTGCAACCGCATCTTGGGTGTGATTTACGTTCACTGATTTATCCCACCGAGTCCGAGTCAAAATCCGCAGCCGAAAAACTCCAACAAACTGCCATCACCCAGCCGGCATTATTTGTAATTGAATATGCTTTAGCTCAGTTGTGGATATCTTGGGGTATTTCTCCGAGCGCCATGATTGGTCATAGTATTGGGGAATATGTAACAGCTTGTCTTGCTGGTGTGATGTCAGTTGAGGATGCTTTAGCTCTGGTTGCTATCCGTGGGCGACTGATGCAGCAACTTCCAGCCGGTAGTATGCTCTCGGTTTCACAATCAGCAGCAGAGATTAAAAACTTACTCAATGAAAATTTATCTTTAGCCGCCAGCAATGCTCCTTCGTTGTGCGTTGTTTCCGGAACCCATGAAGCTGTAGACACAATTAATCAACAACTCACAGCATTAGGTGTAGAGTGTCGCCGTTTGCATACATCCCATGCTTTTCATTCGGCGATGATGGAACCTATCATGGAGCCATTCAGCAAAGAAGTTAAAAAAGTCAAACTAAATCCTCCTCAGATTCCCTTTATATCCAACGTCACAGGAACCTGGATCACAGCAGAACAAGCCACAGATCCCCATTACTGGGCAACGCATTTACGGCAAACAGTGCAGTTTACAGCAGGCATTTCTGCATTGCTGCAAGAGTTAAATCGCATATTACTAGAAGTTGGGCCAGGACGCAGCTTGTGTACTTTTGCTCAAAAGCATTTAGATGTCGTCGGACTGTGTTCATTACGGCATCCCAAGGAAAAACAGTCGGATGTAAAATTTTTACTGAACACACTAGGCAGACTCTGGTTGTACGGAGTACAGGTTAATTGGTCAGGATTTTATCCAAACGAGCGCCGTTATCGTCTTCCCTTGCCAACCTATCCCTTCGAGCGACGGCGTTACTGGCTTGATAGCCAAAAAACCAGCGTAACCTTCAATACAAGTGTAGAATTATCCACTTTTCTACCTGCTAAAAAGCCAGACATTGCCAACTGGTTCTACGTTCCATCATGGAAACGCTCTCCAGTATCCGAAAAGCGCAAGAGTAAAAAATCGGCTTTGTCTTGTACCCTTGTATTTACCGATGAGTGCGGCTTGGGTGAAGAATTAGTCAAACAACTGGCACTTAAAGGTCGGGATGCGATCGCGGTGAGCGTAGGATCAAAGTTGAAGAAACTAAGCGATCGCCACTATACAATAAATCCTCAACAACGGAATGACTATGATGCTTTGCTCAATCAACTGCTAGCACAAAATAATTTCCCAAACCAAATTGTGCATTTATGGAATGTCACGCCTGTTGATCATGCAGAATTAAACCCAGCAGCAGTAGACAAAGCAGAAAATTTGGGATTCTATAGCTTACTATTTCTCGCTCAGGCACTAGGAAAACACCACCTTACCGAACAACTGCACATAGCTGTCATCTCCAACAATATGCAGGAAGTGACAGGTGAAGAAGTACTGTGTCCAGAAAAATCCACCATTATTGGGCCTGTTAAAGTTATTCCCCAAGAATACCCCGACATCAGTTGTCAAACCATTGATGTTGTTATTCCCTCGTCAGCAAAAACTTGGCAAAATGAAAAACTGATAGAGCCGCTTTTGAACGAGTTAGAAACGAAATCCTCAGACTCAGTTATCGCCTATCGGGGAAAACATCGCTGGGTACAACACTTTGAACCTATCTGTTTGGATAAAGATACTGGGAAAACACTGACATTAAAGGAAAAAGGAGTCTATTTAATTACAGGTGGACTGGGAGGAATTGGACTGAAACTAGCAGAACATTTAGCCAAGACAGTACAAGCAAAACTTGTGCTTGTAGGACGTTCGGAATTTCCGAAACGGGACAAGTGGAGTGAATGGCTAACTGATCACGATGAGCAAGACAACACCAGCCGCAAAATTCTTCAAGTGCAGGAACTCGAAAACCTGGGTGCAGAAGTTTTGGTAGTGAGTGCTGATGTTGCCAATCATCAACAAATGCTTTGGGCGATTCAAAAGGCGCAGAAAAACTTTGGCAAGTTCAACGGTGTGATCCATGCGGCTGGAGTTCCCGGTGGTGGCGTGATTCAGCGAAAAACACCAGAAATGACCGCCAGTATCCTAGCACCTAAAGTCAAAGGAACACTAGTTATCAATAGTATTCTTCAAGATACTCAACTAGACTTTTTTGTGCTTTGTTCTTCGATGACGGCTATTCACGCAGAATTTGGACAGGTAGATTACGCCAGTGCCAATGCTTTTCTTGATGCTTTTGCTCACTATAAGACGAATCGAGATCATGTATTCACCGTATCTATCAACTGGACTGCTTGGCAAGAAGTGGGTATGGCTGCATATGCAGTGAAGCAATTCACCCCACCCCTGAATATTTCTCAACCTCAACTTCCAGTAGTGAACAATCCTTTATTCGGCGAATCTCAAGATTCGGTGAGTACACAGGTATTTGCAGAGAACAAACTCAATCAACAACAAACACAGACCTCAGTTTTGTCTGATTCATCGGGTTTTGCTGACAATGAACTCAATCAACAACTTACTAGCTCTGTCAACGAATATCAAAGACAGTTACTTCAAGCAGGATTATTACCAACAGAGGGAGTAGAAGCATTTAGTCGTATTCTTGGAAGTAGATTTTCCCAGGTTCTAGTATCGACTCATGATTTGATTTCCCTCAAAATGAATGGGGTTGATAATTCACAAAATTTTTCAGCATTTATAGATCAAGAAAACGTTTCTAAACCAAAGCATCCCAGACCACAACTGAGTAATCCCTATATTGTCCCTAGAAATGAAATTGAGCAAAAGATTGCGGTTATTTGGCAAGAACTAATTGGGACAGAACAAGTAGGGATTTACGACAACTTCTTCGAGTTGGGGGGTGATTCACTCCTGATGGTGCAACTGCGGAGTAGGCTGCAAGCAGCTTTAAACTGTAATCTTTCCACGGCTGAATTATTTGAATATCCCACCATTAGCACCTTATCAGAATATTTCAGCCGACAAAATAATGCACA
- a CDS encoding non-ribosomal peptide synthetase, with protein sequence MSKFSHNLVEISSNCSTFVDVVRLRSSTQPNRDAFTFLLDGETEQAALTLTYEELDRRSRRVAAQLQALGLSGERALLLYPAGLDFLVAFFGCLYAGVVAVTAYPPRNQRNTPRIKAISTDAQAAIALTTTAILPTVQSLMTDKADLESLQWLTTDNLAEGIEDSWQKPFINQDTLAFLQYTSGSTGTPKGVMISHSNLLHNAATTYQFMEHSPDSKFVTWLPMYHDMGLIGGILQPLYGGFPCIIMPPTSFLQRPYRWLQAISQYKGTTSGGPNFAYDLCTQKITPEQKATLDLSSWSVAFNGAEPIRHETLERFAAAFAECSFQKEAFYPCYGMAETTLMVSGVDKATAPTIKTIQKSALESHRVVESSVNDEDVSNFVSCGRIIPEEKVVIANPETLSSCKPSEIGEIWISGPSVGQGYWNREQETAETFQAYLSDTGEKPFLRTGDLGFLHNDELFIIGRAKDLIIIRGRNLYPQDIELTAERSHPSLRSGAGAAFTVEVNKEEKLVTVQELEFRAQPNLEEVISAIRQGITEEYEVQVYAVVLIKPGSIPKTSSGKIQRRATRAQFQNGELNVVASNILKISNIVRAETRLQRSELLALSPQERPPLLEAYLIALLAEVFCITSSDIKVEEPLSTLGLDSLKVFEIKNRIETDLEVEISVADLFEGMSVRSSLVPKILAQITTEAFIPSESISQVQPAEVYPLSFAQQRLWFLDRLEPGNPAYNISLAVNLKGELDVLLLEQSINEIIRRHETLRTTFTIVNGQQVQIIAAALKLSLLRIDIKLQGDTAVQQFLTKQSQQPFDLTQGPLLRAKVLYLAPQEHILLLEMHHIISDGWSSEVFLQEMASLYKAFLAGTASPLAEISIQYKDFANWQREWLQGEILETQLSYWKKQLEGIPTALQLPTDRIRPAVQTSQGAIQSIELSEAVIKELKAIARQEGVTLFMLLLAAFQTFLYRYTGQDDIAVGSPIANRNRNEVKGLIGFFANTLVLRTDMSGNPTFDELLTRVRKVAIGAYTHQDLPFDQLVEAVQPERDVSRTPLFQVMFNVQDYSHLPEIPGLALSLVKIETETAQFDLSLSIEITPQEVAASCYYNTDLFDATTISRMLRHFQNLLSGIAANPQARLSNLPLLSAADSQELLKLSRNQSTIPNSSAQCIHQLFEAQVERTPNAVAVGYKNQYLTYTELNQRANQLAHHLKTLGVKPEVLVGICIERSFEMLVGLLAILKAGGAYLPLDPAYPQERLALMLKDSQVSVLLTSSAQLETLPQHQAQVICLDTDWPIISNNSFEKPIHQTQPENVAYLIYTSGSTGAPKGVMIQHHSLSSYINTACIEFEINSSDRVLQFASISFDTAAEEIFPCLICGATLILRTDEMISSIPQFLQQCRDWGITVLDLPTAFWHQVTSELATANLAIFNSLRLVIIGGEKADTKHLNTWQQQVGNRVRLVNSYGPTETTIVATLCNLSVPETGKVPIGRAIPQAQTYVLDSNFQLVPIGTPGELYIGGVGVARGYFKRPDLTAQRFIPNPYSLKPGERLYHTGDLVRYLHNGNLEFLGRVDHQVKIRGFRIELGEIEALLNQHPAVRESVVVAHSDHSDHQRLIAYVAGQHQQETVVELDTQLRDFLKEKLPEYMVPTAFIFLDALPLTPNGKVNRRVLPLPETFSTQNNLYVAPETELQQTIASTWQTLLGIEKVSINDNFFDLGGHSLLISQVNAQLREKLHRDISVVEMFQYPSISLLAKHLSQEQPEEDSFKDIRNRSEKQRLALNRQQQIHKSRQ encoded by the coding sequence ATGAGTAAATTTTCTCATAACTTAGTTGAAATTTCTAGTAATTGTTCTACATTTGTCGATGTAGTGCGTTTAAGAAGCTCTACCCAGCCAAACAGAGATGCTTTTACTTTCTTGCTGGATGGGGAGACAGAACAAGCAGCACTAACACTAACTTATGAAGAATTGGATAGGCGATCGCGTCGAGTAGCGGCTCAATTACAAGCATTAGGTTTATCGGGAGAACGGGCTTTACTACTTTATCCAGCCGGACTAGATTTTTTAGTGGCTTTTTTCGGTTGTTTATATGCGGGAGTTGTGGCTGTAACGGCATATCCTCCCCGAAATCAGCGCAATACACCCAGAATAAAGGCTATCTCCACAGATGCACAAGCCGCGATCGCTCTAACCACAACAGCAATTCTGCCAACAGTGCAGTCTCTAATGACAGACAAGGCAGACTTAGAATCTTTACAGTGGCTAACTACCGATAATCTCGCAGAAGGAATAGAAGACTCTTGGCAAAAACCTTTTATTAATCAAGACACATTAGCTTTTCTACAATACACCTCTGGTTCTACTGGAACACCCAAAGGTGTGATGATTAGTCATAGCAACTTACTACATAATGCTGCCACAACTTACCAATTCATGGAACATTCTCCAGACAGTAAGTTTGTGACTTGGTTACCGATGTACCACGATATGGGTCTGATTGGGGGAATATTGCAACCTTTGTATGGAGGTTTTCCTTGCATCATTATGCCTCCAACTTCTTTTCTGCAACGTCCTTATCGTTGGTTGCAGGCAATTTCTCAGTATAAAGGTACAACCAGTGGTGGACCGAACTTTGCCTATGATTTATGTACTCAAAAAATTACTCCTGAACAAAAAGCAACTCTTGACTTGAGTAGTTGGAGTGTTGCATTTAACGGTGCTGAACCAATTCGACATGAGACTTTAGAGCGGTTTGCAGCAGCTTTTGCTGAGTGCAGCTTCCAGAAGGAGGCATTTTATCCTTGTTACGGAATGGCGGAAACGACTCTCATGGTTTCTGGTGTTGATAAAGCAACAGCACCGACGATTAAAACTATCCAGAAGTCTGCATTAGAATCTCATCGGGTAGTTGAATCATCTGTTAATGATGAGGATGTATCCAATTTTGTCAGTTGTGGTCGCATCATACCAGAAGAGAAAGTAGTTATTGCAAATCCAGAAACACTCAGTAGTTGCAAACCTAGTGAAATCGGGGAAATTTGGATATCTGGTCCCAGTGTTGGTCAAGGTTATTGGAATCGTGAACAGGAGACAGCAGAGACATTCCAAGCTTACTTATCAGATACAGGAGAAAAACCATTCCTGCGGACTGGCGATTTAGGCTTTCTACACAATGACGAACTTTTTATTATAGGTAGAGCTAAAGATTTAATTATTATTCGTGGTCGTAATCTTTACCCACAAGATATAGAATTAACCGCCGAGCGCAGTCATCCATCCTTGCGTTCTGGCGCTGGTGCAGCATTTACAGTAGAGGTTAATAAAGAAGAAAAGCTGGTAACTGTACAAGAATTAGAGTTTCGCGCCCAGCCAAATTTAGAAGAAGTGATTTCGGCAATTCGGCAAGGAATTACTGAGGAGTACGAAGTACAAGTTTATGCTGTGGTTTTAATTAAACCAGGTAGTATTCCCAAAACTTCCAGTGGTAAGATTCAGCGACGTGCAACTCGCGCTCAATTTCAGAATGGCGAACTGAATGTAGTTGCCAGTAATATTCTCAAAATTAGTAATATTGTTAGAGCAGAAACTCGCTTACAACGTTCGGAACTTTTGGCACTTTCCCCACAGGAGCGTCCACCGCTTTTAGAAGCATATTTAATTGCACTTTTGGCAGAAGTATTTTGTATCACCTCAAGTGATATTAAAGTTGAAGAACCATTAAGTACTCTAGGACTGGATTCTTTAAAAGTATTTGAGATCAAAAATCGGATTGAAACCGACTTAGAAGTAGAAATATCTGTAGCAGACTTGTTTGAAGGGATGAGTGTGCGGTCATCGCTGGTTCCCAAGATTCTCGCTCAAATCACAACAGAGGCTTTTATACCTTCAGAATCTATTAGCCAAGTCCAGCCAGCCGAAGTATATCCTCTATCTTTTGCCCAGCAAAGACTATGGTTCCTTGACAGATTGGAACCAGGGAATCCAGCTTACAATATTTCTTTAGCTGTTAATCTCAAAGGTGAGCTTGATGTTCTGCTGTTAGAGCAAAGTATCAACGAAATTATCCGGCGACATGAAACCCTCAGAACTACTTTTACTATAGTTAACGGACAGCAGGTGCAAATTATAGCTGCTGCCTTAAAATTATCTTTATTAAGAATAGATATTAAATTACAAGGTGATACCGCAGTTCAGCAATTCTTGACTAAGCAAAGTCAACAACCATTCGACTTGACTCAAGGGCCATTGTTACGTGCTAAAGTTTTGTACCTAGCACCGCAAGAGCATATTCTTTTACTGGAAATGCACCACATAATCTCGGATGGTTGGTCTAGTGAGGTGTTTTTACAGGAAATGGCATCACTATACAAAGCATTTTTAGCCGGAACTGCTTCACCTCTAGCAGAAATCTCTATCCAGTACAAAGACTTTGCAAATTGGCAGAGGGAATGGCTACAAGGAGAAATTCTGGAAACCCAACTCTCTTATTGGAAAAAACAACTTGAGGGTATACCAACAGCATTACAACTACCCACTGACCGAATACGACCTGCGGTACAAACCTCACAAGGTGCTATTCAGTCTATAGAGTTATCTGAAGCAGTCATCAAGGAATTAAAGGCGATCGCTCGTCAAGAGGGTGTAACCTTATTTATGTTGCTATTAGCAGCATTTCAGACTTTTCTCTATCGTTACACAGGACAAGATGACATTGCTGTTGGTTCACCAATTGCTAACCGTAACCGTAATGAAGTAAAAGGTTTAATTGGCTTTTTTGCCAATACTTTGGTATTACGTACAGATATGAGCGGTAACCCGACTTTTGATGAGTTGCTGACAAGAGTGAGAAAGGTGGCTATAGGAGCCTACACACATCAGGATCTGCCATTTGACCAACTGGTAGAAGCAGTACAACCAGAACGGGATGTAAGTCGGACACCTCTTTTTCAAGTGATGTTCAATGTCCAAGACTACTCGCATTTACCAGAAATACCTGGTTTGGCATTGAGCTTAGTAAAAATAGAAACTGAAACAGCACAGTTTGATTTGAGCCTATCTATCGAAATCACACCCCAAGAAGTAGCGGCATCATGTTATTACAATACCGACTTATTTGATGCTACTACCATCAGCCGAATGCTGAGGCATTTTCAGAACTTACTCTCAGGCATTGCTGCTAATCCTCAAGCTCGGCTATCTAACTTACCACTATTGAGTGCGGCAGATTCTCAGGAGTTACTAAAACTTAGTAGGAATCAATCGACAATTCCCAATTCCTCCGCACAATGCATTCATCAACTGTTTGAAGCACAGGTAGAACGGACACCAAATGCAGTTGCAGTGGGTTATAAAAACCAATATTTAACTTACACAGAGCTAAATCAGCGCGCGAATCAACTAGCTCACCACCTCAAAACCCTGGGAGTCAAACCAGAAGTTTTAGTAGGAATATGTATAGAGCGCTCTTTTGAGATGCTGGTGGGACTATTGGCAATTCTCAAAGCTGGAGGCGCATATCTACCTTTAGATCCTGCTTATCCTCAAGAACGTCTAGCTTTGATGTTAAAGGATTCCCAAGTGTCAGTTTTACTAACTTCTTCAGCACAATTGGAGACACTCCCCCAACATCAGGCTCAGGTTATTTGCTTAGATACCGACTGGCCAATAATTTCTAATAACAGCTTTGAGAAACCGATTCATCAGACTCAGCCTGAAAACGTTGCCTATCTAATTTATACATCTGGTTCTACAGGAGCGCCGAAAGGGGTAATGATTCAGCATCATTCCTTAAGTAGTTATATTAATACCGCCTGTATAGAGTTTGAAATTAATTCGAGCGATCGCGTGCTGCAATTCGCTTCCATTAGTTTTGATACCGCCGCCGAAGAAATATTTCCCTGTCTCATCTGTGGTGCTACCCTGATACTGCGGACAGATGAAATGATCAGTTCCATACCTCAATTTTTACAGCAATGCCGTGATTGGGGGATAACTGTCCTGGATTTGCCTACTGCCTTTTGGCATCAAGTTACTAGTGAATTAGCAACAGCAAATTTGGCAATTTTTAATTCTCTGCGATTAGTGATTATTGGCGGCGAAAAAGCTGACACAAAACACTTGAATACTTGGCAGCAACAGGTTGGTAACCGGGTACGCCTTGTCAACAGCTACGGCCCCACAGAAACAACAATTGTGGCGACACTCTGTAACTTATCAGTACCAGAAACTGGTAAAGTGCCTATTGGCAGAGCCATTCCCCAAGCCCAAACTTACGTCCTCGACTCCAATTTCCAACTTGTACCTATAGGAACTCCTGGCGAATTGTACATTGGCGGTGTAGGTGTTGCTAGAGGATACTTTAAGCGACCGGACTTAACAGCACAAAGGTTTATTCCTAACCCATACAGTTTAAAACCTGGGGAGCGTCTTTATCACACAGGCGACTTAGTTCGCTACCTCCATAATGGCAACCTAGAATTTCTCGGACGTGTTGATCATCAAGTCAAGATTCGGGGTTTCCGCATAGAATTAGGAGAAATAGAAGCCTTACTAAATCAACACCCAGCCGTTCGAGAATCTGTAGTTGTGGCTCACAGTGATCACTCAGACCATCAGCGCTTAATTGCTTATGTCGCTGGGCAGCATCAGCAGGAAACAGTAGTAGAGTTAGACACTCAACTCCGAGATTTCCTGAAAGAAAAGTTACCTGAGTACATGGTGCCAACAGCTTTTATATTCTTAGATGCGCTTCCTTTGACTCCCAATGGCAAGGTCAATCGTCGCGTCTTACCTTTGCCAGAGACTTTCTCTACCCAAAACAATCTTTATGTAGCACCAGAAACAGAGCTACAGCAGACTATTGCTAGTACTTGGCAAACATTACTGGGTATTGAAAAAGTTAGTATTAACGATAACTTTTTTGACTTGGGCGGTCATTCTTTGCTGATTTCTCAAGTAAACGCCCAACTAAGAGAAAAACTGCACCGCGATATTTCCGTGGTAGAAATGTTTCAATATCCTAGTATCAGTTTGTTGGCAAAACATCTGAGTCAAGAACAGCCAGAAGAAGATTCTTTTAAAGATATTCGTAATCGTTCTGAAAAACAGAGATTGGCTCTAAACAGACAACAGCAAATTCATAAGTCACGCCAATAA